Proteins encoded by one window of Vigna radiata var. radiata cultivar VC1973A chromosome 5, Vradiata_ver6, whole genome shotgun sequence:
- the LOC106762870 gene encoding RNA exonuclease 4, giving the protein MKKPKQTQLNPNWLQLQQKLNDSKASRSFKTSDKVTPESILGKRKERPDEESNDSQINPLTPVNNDSSLTDAVAMDCEMVGVGQGNKSALGRVTLVNKWGNVIYDEFVRPMERVVDFRTKISGIRPRDLRKAKDFWTAQKKVSELINGRILVGHALSNDFKALLLSHPKKDIRDTSEYQPFLRSSSRRALRHLAAEHLGVQIQTGEHCPIEDARAAMLLYQRHKKEWEKSIKDQFRLKQKQRKSKQKKKHKIEEASNANHVEIES; this is encoded by the exons ATGAAGAAACCGAAGCAAACTCAGTTGAATCCGAATTGGCTTCAACTACAACAA AAGCTGAATGACTCTAAGGCTTCAAGGTCCTTCAAAACTTCAGATAAAGTTACCCCAGAATCAATATTGG GGAAACGTAAAGAGAGACCAGACGAGGAATCCAATGATAGTCAGATTAATCCTCTTACTCCTGTAAATAATGATTCAAG TCTGACAGATGCAGTGGCCATGGATTGTGAAATGGTTGGCGTTGGTCAAGGAAACAAAAGTGCTCTTGGAAGAGTAACTCTG GTCAATAAGTGGGGAAATGTTATTTATGATGAGTTTGTACGGCCAATGGAACGGGTTGTTGACTTCCGCACTAAAATCAGTGGCATAAGGCCTCGAGATCTTAGAAAAG CAAAGGATTTTTGGACTGCTCAGAAGAAAGTGTCAGAGTTGATCAATGGAAGGATCCTTGTTGGTCATGCCTTGTCCAATGACTTTAAG GCATTGTTATTAAGTCATCCCAAAAAGGATATACGAGATACCTCCGAGTATCAACCATTTCTAAG ATCAAGTAGCAGAAGAGCACTGCGACATCTTGCTGCCGAACATCTTGGCGTGCAGATCCAAACAGGAGAGCACTGTCCA ATAGAAGATGCTCGTGCTGCTATGCTGCTTTACCAAAGACATAAGAAGGAGTGGGAAAAGAGCATAAAAGATCAATTTCGGTTGAAACAGAAGCAAAGGAAATCGAAGCAGAAAAAGAAGCACAAGATTGAAGAAGCTTCAAACGCAAACCATGTTGAAATTGAATCATAG
- the LOC106762827 gene encoding reticulon-4-interacting protein 1, mitochondrial, giving the protein MRIPSNREFTRITPSAFSYHRFKSYVSDCRAVLLPSFGGPHLLELRSNVQVPQLKPHEVLVHTRAVSVNPLDTRMRAGYGRSIFERLLPLILGRDISGEVAAVGASVTSVSVGEQVFGALHPTAVRGTYTDYAILSEDEVTPKPDSLTHVEASAIPFAALTAWRGLKCTARISEGQRILVVGGGGAVGLAAIQLAVAAGCSVVTTCGSQSVERLLAAGAEQAVDYVAEDVELAVKGKFDAVLDTIGVSETERVGINFLKRGGHYMTLQGEAASLADRYGLAIGLPAATALLLNKQLLYRCTRGIEYSWTYMRADSDGLNEIRKLCEAGKMKIPVHTTFPITQVKEAHEAKDKKLIPGKIVLEFD; this is encoded by the exons ATGCGGATTCCGAGCAATCGCGAGTTCACGAGAATAACGCCCTCTGCTTTCAGTTATCACCGTTTCAAATCCTACGTTTCAGACTGCAGAGCGGTGCTTCTTCCCTCCTTCGGTGGGCCCCACCTGCTCGAGCTTCGGTCGAACGTGCAAGTCCCACAGCTGAAGCCGCACGAAGTCCTCGTACACACGCGCGCGGTTTCCGTCAACCCCTTGGATACTCGT ATGCGTGCCGGTTACGGGCGTTCCATTTTCGAGAGATTGTTGCCTCTCATTTTGGGGCGCGACATCAGTGGCGAGGTTGCGGCCGTTGGGGCTTCGGTGACGTCGGTGAGTGTGGGAGAACAGGTTTTTGGGGCTCTGCATCCCACTGCTGTAAGGGGCACTTACACGGACTATGCGATTCTCTCAGAGGATGAGGTTACTCCGAAGCCAGATTCACTTACTCATGTG GAAGCTAGTGCCATTCCTTTTGCTGCATTGACAGCTTGGCGTGGACTAAAATGTACAGCAAGAATAAGTGAGGG ACAAAGGATATTAGTAGTGGGAGGTGGAGGAGCAGTAGGGTTGGCTGCCATTCAACTTGCAGTAGCTGCTGGTTGCTCTGTTGTAACTACTTGTGGAAGTCAAAGCGTAGAGAGATTGTTAGCTGCCGGTGCAGAGCAAGCTGTTGACTATGTTGCTGAG GATGTTGAATTGGCTGTAAAAGGGAAGTTTGATGCTGTTTTGGATACTATTGGTGTGTCAGAGACAGAACGTGTAGGCATTAATTTTCTGAAACGAGGTGGACATTACATGACGCTTCAG GGGGAGGCAGCATCGTTGGCTGATAGGTATGGACTTGCTATTGGGCTTCCAGCAGCTACAGCTCTTTTATTGAATAAACAGCTTCTATACCGGTGCACTCGTGGAATAG AATACTCATGGACATACATGAGGGCTGACTCAGACGGTTTAAATGAGATTAGAAAGCTATGTGAAGCTGGGAAGATGAAGATACCTGTGCATACAACGTTTCCCATAACACAAGTAAAAGAGGCCCATGAGGCAAAAGACAAGAAGCTCATTCCAGGTAAAATAGTTCTGGAATTTGATTGA